The following proteins come from a genomic window of Pseudomonas putida:
- a CDS encoding EAL domain-containing protein: MTNLTHSSSLRSAPQAPATILRGSIKGALALLALILLGLLVWQLFAQFKHTQADLRKQSLDASAELADHLSLNMALKAQQAVNVVQPYPDAPTPAALPSLLGTLRQRLPALQSAAWLDNTGQLRADSLAGSPDRKLFDELLALSQGRPYFFTNSADNHILYLLLRQDAAQGHGYWLLRLSPDYYRELTLHLEGSGHPQWLLENSRSGEVLLRNVATDTSDEPLQSVMLAFIENSTWQLHGLFDAKLARQTLLPALIGKCLLVLFCALLPVLALINMRRRQRALQEDRRRYQEIFEGTGVALCVLDLSSLPGQLDRYHLRNRAALKHSLALDPNLRRSLLLELKITEVNQVARQLLNIDCHEGAWQRLIDGTGDSRDSIGMQLIDALIEQRPLLELEVRLPTPQGDELHLWLMARLPLQRRDYQAVILSISDITSRKQVELSLLERESFWSDVVRTVPDQLYVQDVPSQRMIFSNRHLGQTLGYDRTELAQMGDRFWELLLHPEDAAHYQALRQQQRDSGHDQPLHCQLRFRHRDGGWRCYDIREQVLTRNAEGLVTRIIGVGKDVTVQIEASQSLRDSEQRYRMLAESISDVIFSTDSQLKLNYVSPSVKSVLGYQADWIFANGWQSIVANPAQLTGIYSLMERVSKAMGDPAQMAQLCSQLPTQLFLFDCLRADGRKIPIELRLVLVWDDDQRFEGVLGVGRDISQQRRAEKDLRMAATVFEHSTSAILITDPAGYIVQANEAFSRVSGYAVSEVLDQLPGMLTVDEQQEGHLRYVVKQLHQRGSWEGEVWLKRRDGDHYPAWVGITAVLDDEGDLASYVCFFTDISERKASEQRIHRLAYYDALTHLPNRTLFQDRLYNALQQAERQKAWVVLMFLDLDRFKPINDSLGHAAGDRMLKDMALRLLACVDDDDTVARMGGDEFTLLLQPRPTREMALNRAIHVAENILGSLVRPFVLENREFFVTASIGIALSPQDGSELSQLMKNADTAMYHAKERGKNNFQFYQAEMNASALERLELESDLRHAMEQNEFILYYQPQFSGDGKRLTGAEALLRWRHPTRGLVPPGDFIPVIEELGLVVDVGDWVLREASRQLKAWHKAKVRVPKVSVNISARQFSDGQLGTRIANILDESGLPPACLELELTESILMREVNEALQILASLKNLGLSIAVDDFGTGYSSLNYLKQFPIDVLKIDRTFVDGLPEGEQDAQIARAIIAMAHSLNLAVIAEGVETHEQLEFLREHGCDEVQGYLFGRPMPAHQFEAQFSNETLFMFH, translated from the coding sequence TTGACCAACCTTACTCATTCGTCGTCATTGCGTTCCGCACCACAAGCACCCGCCACCATACTGCGCGGGTCGATCAAGGGTGCGCTGGCGCTGCTGGCCCTGATCCTGCTGGGACTGCTGGTGTGGCAACTATTCGCCCAGTTCAAACATACTCAGGCCGACTTGCGCAAACAGAGCCTGGACGCCTCTGCGGAACTGGCCGACCACCTGAGCCTGAACATGGCGCTCAAGGCGCAGCAGGCCGTGAACGTGGTGCAACCCTACCCAGATGCCCCCACCCCTGCCGCCCTGCCCAGCCTGCTCGGCACCCTACGCCAGCGCCTCCCCGCCCTGCAGAGCGCGGCCTGGCTGGACAACACCGGGCAACTGCGCGCCGACAGCCTGGCAGGCAGCCCCGACCGCAAGCTGTTTGATGAGTTGCTTGCACTTAGCCAGGGACGCCCGTACTTCTTCACCAATTCGGCCGACAACCACATCCTGTACCTGCTGCTGCGCCAGGATGCCGCGCAGGGTCACGGCTACTGGCTACTGCGCCTGTCACCGGACTATTACCGCGAGCTCACCCTCCACCTGGAGGGTAGTGGGCACCCGCAGTGGCTGCTGGAGAACAGCCGCAGCGGCGAAGTGCTGCTGCGCAATGTCGCAACCGATACCAGCGACGAGCCGCTGCAAAGCGTGATGCTGGCCTTTATCGAAAACAGCACCTGGCAGCTACACGGCCTGTTCGACGCCAAACTGGCCCGGCAAACGTTGTTGCCGGCGCTGATCGGCAAATGCCTGCTGGTACTGTTCTGCGCCCTGCTGCCGGTACTGGCGCTGATCAACATGCGGCGCCGCCAGCGGGCGCTGCAGGAAGACCGCAGGCGCTATCAGGAAATTTTTGAAGGCACCGGCGTGGCCCTGTGCGTGCTCGACCTGTCCAGCCTGCCCGGTCAGCTCGATCGCTACCACCTGCGCAACCGGGCCGCACTCAAGCACAGCCTGGCGCTGGATCCGAACCTGCGCCGCTCGCTGCTGCTGGAGCTGAAGATCACCGAGGTCAACCAAGTGGCGCGCCAGCTGCTGAACATCGACTGCCACGAAGGGGCCTGGCAGCGGCTGATCGATGGCACTGGCGACAGCCGCGACAGCATTGGCATGCAACTGATCGATGCACTGATCGAACAACGCCCGTTGCTGGAGCTGGAAGTGCGTCTGCCGACACCCCAGGGAGACGAGCTGCACCTGTGGCTGATGGCTCGCCTGCCGCTGCAGCGTCGCGATTACCAGGCGGTGATCCTCAGCATCAGCGATATCACCAGCCGCAAACAGGTGGAGCTGTCGCTACTGGAACGCGAAAGCTTCTGGTCGGACGTGGTACGCACCGTACCCGACCAGTTGTATGTGCAGGATGTGCCCAGCCAACGGATGATCTTCAGCAACCGCCACCTCGGCCAGACCCTGGGCTACGACCGCACCGAGCTGGCACAGATGGGCGACCGCTTCTGGGAGCTGCTGCTGCACCCCGAGGACGCCGCACACTACCAGGCACTGCGCCAGCAACAGCGCGACAGCGGTCATGACCAACCGCTGCACTGCCAGCTGCGCTTCCGCCACCGCGACGGAGGCTGGCGCTGCTACGACATCCGCGAGCAGGTGCTGACCCGCAACGCCGAAGGCCTGGTTACGCGCATCATCGGTGTGGGCAAGGATGTGACCGTTCAGATCGAGGCCAGCCAGTCGCTGCGTGACAGCGAGCAACGCTACCGCATGCTCGCCGAAAGCATCAGCGACGTGATTTTCTCCACCGACAGCCAGCTCAAGCTCAATTATGTCAGCCCCTCGGTAAAGAGCGTGCTGGGCTACCAGGCCGACTGGATCTTCGCCAACGGCTGGCAATCCATCGTCGCCAACCCGGCCCAGCTCACCGGTATCTACAGCCTGATGGAGCGTGTCAGCAAGGCCATGGGCGATCCGGCGCAAATGGCGCAATTGTGCAGCCAGTTACCCACCCAACTGTTCCTGTTCGACTGCCTGCGTGCCGATGGCCGCAAGATCCCGATCGAGCTGCGCCTGGTGCTGGTGTGGGACGATGACCAACGCTTCGAAGGCGTACTTGGGGTGGGCCGCGACATCAGCCAGCAACGCCGCGCCGAGAAAGACCTGCGCATGGCCGCGACCGTATTCGAACATTCCACGTCGGCGATCCTCATCACCGACCCGGCCGGCTATATCGTTCAGGCCAACGAGGCGTTCAGCCGCGTCAGCGGTTACGCCGTCAGTGAAGTGCTCGACCAATTGCCGGGCATGCTCACTGTCGACGAACAGCAGGAAGGCCACCTGCGCTATGTGGTCAAGCAACTGCACCAGCGCGGCAGCTGGGAAGGTGAAGTGTGGCTCAAGCGCCGTGACGGCGACCACTACCCGGCCTGGGTCGGCATCACCGCGGTACTGGACGACGAAGGCGACCTGGCCAGCTACGTGTGCTTCTTCACCGACATCAGTGAACGCAAGGCCAGCGAACAGCGCATCCACCGCCTGGCCTACTACGACGCCCTTACCCACCTGCCCAACCGCACACTGTTCCAGGACCGTTTGTACAACGCCCTGCAGCAGGCCGAGCGGCAGAAGGCCTGGGTGGTGCTGATGTTCCTCGACCTCGACCGCTTCAAACCGATCAACGACTCGCTCGGCCATGCGGCCGGCGACCGCATGCTCAAGGACATGGCCCTGCGCCTGCTGGCCTGCGTGGATGACGATGACACGGTGGCACGCATGGGCGGCGACGAGTTCACCCTGCTGCTGCAGCCGCGCCCCACCCGCGAAATGGCCCTGAACCGCGCCATCCACGTGGCCGAGAACATCCTCGGCAGCCTGGTGCGGCCGTTCGTGCTGGAAAACCGCGAGTTCTTCGTCACCGCCAGCATCGGCATCGCCCTCAGCCCACAGGATGGCAGTGAGCTGAGCCAGCTGATGAAGAACGCCGACACCGCCATGTACCACGCCAAGGAGCGCGGCAAGAACAACTTCCAGTTCTACCAGGCCGAAATGAACGCCAGCGCCCTGGAGCGCCTGGAGCTGGAAAGCGACCTGCGCCATGCCATGGAGCAGAACGAGTTCATCCTCTATTACCAGCCGCAGTTCAGCGGCGACGGCAAGCGCCTGACCGGCGCCGAAGCGCTGCTGCGCTGGCGTCACCCGACCCGCGGCCTGGTGCCGCCGGGCGACTTCATCCCGGTGATCGAGGAACTGGGCCTGGTGGTGGACGTGGGCGATTGGGTGCTGCGCGAGGCCAGCCGCCAGCTCAAGGCCTGGCACAAGGCCAAGGTGCGAGTGCCGAAAGTGTCGGTGAATATTTCGGCGCGGCAGTTCTCCGACGGCCAGCTGGGCACGCGGATTGCCAACATCCTGGATGAAAGCGGCCTGCCGCCGGCATGCCTGGAGCTGGAGTTGACCGAAAGTATCCTGATGCGCGAGGTAAACGAGGCGCTGCAGATTCTTGCCAGCCTGAAGAACCTCGGCCTGAGCATTGCGGTAGACGACTTCGGCACCGGCTACTCGTCGCTCAACTACCTCAAGCAGTTCCCCATCGACGTACTGAAGATCGACCGTACCTTCGTCGACGGCCTGCCCGAAGGCGAGCAGGACGCGCAGATTGCCCGGGCGATCATCGCCATGGCCCACAGCCTCAACCTGGCAGTCATCGCCGAGGGCGTGGAAACCCACGAACAGCTGGAGTTTCTGCGCGAGCATGGTTGCGACGAGGTGCAGGGCTATCTGTTCGGGCGGCCGATGCCGGCGCATCAGTTCGAGGCGCAATTCTCCAACGAGACCTTGTTCATGTTCCATTGA
- the ettA gene encoding energy-dependent translational throttle protein EttA, with the protein MAQYVYTMHRLSKVVPPKREILKNISLSFFPGAKIGVLGLNGAGKSTLLRIMAGVDKEFDGEARPMPDINVGYLPQEPQLDPTKTVREVVEEAVSVIKDAQARLDEVYAAYAEPDADFDKLAAEQAKLEAILQAADGHNLERQLDVAADALRLPAWDARIEHLSGGEKRRVALCRLLLSAPDMLLLDEPTNHLDADSVAWLERFLHDFPGTVVAITHDRYFLDNVAGWILELDRGAGIPYEGNYSGWLEAKSERLAQESKQQSAHEKAMKEELEWVRKGAKARQSKSKARLQRFEEMQSQEFQKRSETNEIYIPAGPRLGDKVIEFKNVTKGYGDRVLIDNLSFAMPKGAIVGVIGGNGAGKSTLFRMLMGKEQPDSGSIEIGETVQLACVDQSREDLDGAKTVFQQISDGSDQIRIGNYEIPSRTYVGRFNFKGGDQQKFVKDLSGGERGRLHLALTLKEGGNVLLLDEPSNDLDVETLRSLEEALLDFPGAAIVISHDRWFLDRVATHILAYEDDSNVVFFEGNYTEYEADRKKRLGDAAAQPHRVRHKKLAQ; encoded by the coding sequence TTGGCTCAATACGTCTACACCATGCATCGGCTGAGCAAGGTCGTGCCGCCGAAGCGGGAAATTCTCAAGAACATTTCCCTGTCGTTCTTCCCAGGCGCCAAAATTGGCGTACTTGGCCTGAACGGCGCCGGTAAATCGACCCTGCTGCGGATCATGGCGGGCGTCGACAAGGAATTCGACGGCGAAGCCCGTCCGATGCCCGACATCAACGTGGGTTACCTGCCACAGGAACCGCAACTGGACCCAACCAAGACCGTACGTGAAGTGGTCGAGGAAGCGGTCAGCGTGATCAAGGACGCCCAGGCCCGCCTGGACGAGGTCTACGCGGCCTACGCCGAGCCGGATGCCGACTTCGACAAGCTGGCCGCCGAGCAGGCCAAGCTGGAAGCCATCCTGCAGGCCGCTGATGGCCACAACCTGGAGCGCCAGCTGGACGTCGCTGCCGACGCCCTGCGCCTGCCTGCCTGGGATGCGCGCATCGAACACCTGTCCGGTGGTGAAAAGCGCCGTGTGGCTCTGTGTCGCCTGCTGCTGTCGGCCCCTGACATGCTGCTGCTCGACGAACCGACCAACCACCTGGACGCCGACTCGGTGGCCTGGTTGGAGCGCTTCCTGCACGACTTCCCGGGCACCGTGGTAGCCATTACCCACGACCGTTACTTCCTCGACAACGTCGCCGGCTGGATCCTGGAGCTGGACCGCGGCGCCGGCATCCCGTACGAAGGCAACTACTCGGGCTGGCTGGAAGCCAAGTCGGAGCGTCTGGCGCAGGAGTCCAAGCAGCAGAGCGCCCACGAGAAGGCCATGAAAGAGGAACTGGAGTGGGTGCGCAAAGGCGCCAAAGCCCGCCAGTCCAAGTCCAAGGCCCGTCTGCAGCGCTTTGAAGAAATGCAGTCGCAGGAATTCCAGAAGCGCAGCGAAACCAACGAAATCTACATCCCGGCCGGTCCGCGCCTGGGTGACAAGGTTATCGAGTTCAAGAACGTCACCAAGGGCTACGGTGACCGTGTGCTGATCGACAACCTGTCGTTCGCCATGCCCAAAGGTGCCATCGTTGGTGTGATCGGTGGTAACGGTGCCGGTAAGTCGACCCTGTTCCGCATGCTGATGGGCAAGGAGCAGCCGGACTCGGGCAGCATCGAGATCGGTGAAACCGTGCAGTTGGCCTGTGTGGACCAGAGCCGCGAGGACCTGGACGGCGCCAAGACCGTGTTCCAGCAGATCTCCGACGGTTCCGACCAGATCCGCATCGGCAACTACGAGATCCCTTCGCGTACCTACGTTGGCCGCTTCAACTTCAAAGGTGGCGATCAGCAGAAGTTCGTCAAGGACCTGTCCGGTGGTGAGCGTGGCCGCCTGCACCTGGCCCTGACCCTGAAGGAAGGCGGTAACGTTCTGCTGCTCGACGAACCGTCCAACGACCTTGACGTCGAAACCCTGCGTTCGCTGGAAGAAGCCCTGCTGGACTTCCCGGGCGCCGCGATCGTGATTTCCCACGACCGTTGGTTCCTGGACCGCGTGGCTACCCACATCCTGGCGTACGAAGACGACTCGAACGTGGTCTTCTTCGAGGGTAACTACACCGAGTACGAAGCCGACCGCAAGAAGCGTCTGGGTGATGCTGCTGCCCAGCCGCACCGTGTACGGCACAAGAAGCTGGCCCAGTAA
- a CDS encoding NADP-specific glutamate dehydrogenase — translation MIESVDNFLARLKQRDPGQPEFHQAVEEVLRTLWPFLEANPRYLQSGILERMVEPERALLFRVSWVDDQGKVQVNRGYRIQMSSAIGPYKGGLRFHPSVNLSVLKFLAFEQVFKNSLTSLPMGGGKGGADFDPKGKSDAEVMRFCQAFMSELYRHIGADCDVPAGDIGVGAREIGFMFGQYKRLANQFTSVLTGKGMTYGGSLIRPEATGYGCVYFAEEMLKRQDKRIDGRRVAVSGSGNVAQYAARKVMDLGGKVISLSDSEGTLYAEAGLTDAQWDALMELKNVKRGRISELAGQFGLEFRKGQTPWSLPCDIALPCATQNELGAEDARTLLRNGCICVAEGANMPTTLEAVDIFLDAGILYAPGKASNAGGVAVSGLEMSQNAMRLLWTAGEVDSKLHSIMQSIHHACVHYGEEADGRINYVKGANIAGFVKVADAMLAQGVV, via the coding sequence ATGATCGAATCTGTCGACAATTTTCTTGCACGCCTAAAGCAGCGTGACCCTGGCCAACCAGAATTCCACCAGGCCGTAGAAGAGGTGCTTCGCACCCTGTGGCCATTCCTTGAAGCCAACCCCCGCTACCTGCAGTCCGGTATCCTCGAGCGCATGGTCGAGCCTGAGCGCGCCTTGCTGTTCCGCGTATCCTGGGTCGATGACCAGGGCAAGGTGCAGGTCAACCGCGGTTATCGCATTCAGATGAGCAGTGCCATTGGCCCGTACAAGGGCGGCCTGCGCTTCCACCCGTCGGTGAACCTCAGCGTGCTGAAGTTCCTGGCCTTCGAGCAGGTGTTCAAGAACTCGCTGACTTCGTTGCCCATGGGCGGCGGCAAGGGCGGCGCGGACTTTGACCCCAAAGGCAAGAGCGACGCCGAAGTGATGCGCTTCTGCCAGGCGTTCATGAGCGAGCTGTATCGTCACATCGGCGCCGACTGCGACGTACCGGCCGGTGACATCGGCGTGGGTGCCCGCGAAATCGGCTTCATGTTCGGCCAGTACAAGCGCCTGGCCAACCAGTTCACCTCGGTGCTGACCGGCAAGGGCATGACCTATGGCGGCAGCCTGATCCGCCCGGAAGCCACCGGCTATGGCTGCGTTTACTTCGCCGAAGAAATGCTCAAGCGTCAGGACAAGCGTATCGACGGCCGCCGCGTGGCGGTGTCCGGTTCGGGCAACGTCGCCCAATATGCTGCGCGCAAGGTCATGGACCTGGGCGGCAAGGTGATCTCGCTGTCTGACTCTGAAGGAACCTTGTATGCCGAGGCCGGCCTGACCGATGCCCAGTGGGACGCCTTGATGGAGCTGAAAAACGTCAAGCGTGGCCGTATCAGCGAGCTGGCCGGGCAGTTCGGCCTGGAGTTCCGCAAGGGCCAGACCCCGTGGAGCCTGCCGTGCGACATCGCCCTGCCATGCGCCACGCAGAACGAGCTGGGCGCCGAAGATGCCCGCACCTTGCTGCGTAACGGCTGCATCTGTGTGGCCGAAGGCGCCAACATGCCGACTACCCTCGAGGCTGTGGACATCTTCCTGGACGCCGGCATTCTGTATGCCCCGGGCAAGGCCTCCAATGCCGGCGGCGTAGCTGTGTCGGGCCTGGAAATGTCGCAGAACGCCATGCGCCTGCTGTGGACTGCCGGTGAAGTGGACAGCAAGCTGCACAGCATCATGCAGTCGATTCACCATGCATGCGTGCACTACGGTGAAGAGGCTGATGGCCGTATCAACTACGTCAAAGGGGCGAACATCGCGGGCTTCGTGAAAGTGGCCGATGCGATGCTGGCGCAAGGCGTGGTCTGA
- a CDS encoding transcription elongation factor GreAB, with protein sequence MSRAFVNEDQAAAQADQPVERRISEQPNYVTASGLRQLQAHLAELNTLRSELQAQGERGDKQQLADTERDLRYFNARVQSAQVVPAATSRSKAQIGSRVRFVDAQDQEHVVRLVGEDEADAGRGLINWGSPLGRALLGAGPGDEVVWRRPMGEQVIEVLEIEGEP encoded by the coding sequence ATGAGCCGAGCATTCGTCAACGAAGACCAAGCCGCCGCCCAGGCCGACCAACCGGTTGAGCGGCGCATCAGCGAACAACCCAACTACGTCACCGCCAGCGGCCTGCGCCAGCTGCAAGCCCACTTGGCCGAGCTGAATACCTTGCGCAGCGAACTGCAGGCTCAGGGTGAGCGTGGCGACAAGCAGCAGCTGGCCGATACCGAACGCGACCTGCGTTACTTCAACGCACGGGTGCAGAGCGCACAGGTGGTGCCGGCGGCCACTTCTCGCAGCAAGGCGCAGATTGGTAGCCGGGTGCGATTTGTCGATGCGCAGGACCAGGAGCATGTTGTACGGCTGGTGGGCGAGGATGAAGCAGATGCCGGGCGGGGCTTGATCAACTGGGGCTCGCCATTGGGGCGTGCCTTGCTGGGCGCGGGGCCTGGAGATGAGGTGGTATGGCGTCGGCCGATGGGCGAGCAAGTAATTGAAGTGCTCGAGATCGAGGGTGAGCCCTGA
- a CDS encoding lipoprotein produces MSRYWFGVCIALLLSGCETTHEQMVNHGYPPAYADGFQDGCSSGRQAAGLMVGNFRKNVPRYLHERQYETGWDDGFRQCHAMQNSEEQRQYHERFWDQRDREWEQEKDRGAAKAYRHN; encoded by the coding sequence ATGTCGCGGTACTGGTTCGGCGTGTGCATTGCGTTGTTGCTGTCAGGTTGCGAAACCACCCACGAGCAGATGGTCAACCACGGTTACCCTCCCGCCTATGCGGATGGCTTCCAGGACGGCTGCAGCAGTGGCCGCCAGGCGGCCGGGCTGATGGTGGGCAACTTCCGCAAAAACGTACCCCGCTACCTGCACGAGCGTCAGTACGAAACCGGCTGGGACGATGGCTTCCGCCAGTGTCATGCCATGCAGAACAGCGAAGAACAGCGCCAATACCACGAGCGTTTCTGGGACCAGCGCGACCGCGAGTGGGAACAGGAAAAGGACCGAGGCGCTGCCAAGGCCTATCGCCACAACTGA
- a CDS encoding DUF4105 domain-containing protein: protein MLKRFACLALCACAPVHAAPVLDPGRLQQLANTPYWLAIGHYETAKLGGWRSYVDDDAFFLAEDGAHHPDQELKATVDALYAPASLGDKHAQCVFPARTRWLREQLDLQDLPQPDCQEFKTWYQSIDPHSAALIFPAAYLNSPSSMFGHTLLRIDQSNTRSDDTTLLSYAINFGAYIEGSDNSILYAWKGLMGGYPGLFALMPYQEKLSEYRSLENRDLWEYQLDLTPEETGRMVEHVWELKQIQFDYFFFDENCSYRLLELLQVARPSLDLTSQFPLTAIPTDTVKAVKQSGLVASETYRPSRERELLARAEPLDHNEKRQVLAVSADTAQLQSPEFQALPRERQALVQDAAYRLERYRANGQERDPGQAKRSFELLRAINSNPPRPLQIERPGLPEDGHDSRTWQLGVGTREDRAYAEYGLRMAYHDLNDNAYGFPLGAQIEILQLKLRQYEGNDWQVQRLDLATIRSLTPRNELLKPWSWQVAGGLERVPGKHDDEVLVSHVNGGAGGTWQLADGLLGFALGTVRVEHHNDFAQFIAPAAGFNGGLLWRNGLGNMTLEAKGDYFTNGEVRRSLSLNQQWEISQNLGLRLSASREFSHLATAQNEVMLELKWYHY from the coding sequence CTTTGCTTGCCTGGCGCTGTGTGCCTGCGCCCCTGTTCATGCCGCCCCTGTGCTGGATCCAGGCCGTCTCCAGCAATTGGCCAATACCCCTTACTGGCTCGCCATTGGTCATTATGAAACCGCCAAGCTAGGCGGCTGGCGCAGCTATGTGGATGATGATGCGTTCTTCCTCGCCGAAGATGGCGCGCACCATCCGGACCAGGAACTCAAGGCTACGGTCGATGCGCTGTATGCCCCGGCCAGTCTCGGTGACAAGCACGCCCAGTGCGTATTCCCCGCGCGCACCCGCTGGCTTCGTGAACAGCTAGACCTGCAAGACTTGCCACAACCGGACTGCCAGGAATTCAAGACCTGGTACCAGTCGATCGACCCGCACAGCGCCGCGTTGATCTTCCCGGCAGCCTACCTGAACAGCCCGTCGTCGATGTTCGGTCACACCCTGCTGCGCATCGACCAGTCCAACACCCGCAGCGACGACACCACGCTGCTGAGCTACGCCATCAACTTCGGTGCCTATATCGAAGGCAGCGACAACAGCATCCTGTACGCCTGGAAAGGCCTGATGGGTGGCTACCCGGGGCTGTTCGCGCTGATGCCCTACCAGGAAAAACTGTCCGAATACCGCAGCCTGGAAAACCGCGACCTGTGGGAATACCAGCTAGACCTGACCCCCGAAGAAACCGGACGTATGGTCGAGCATGTGTGGGAGCTGAAGCAGATCCAGTTCGATTACTTCTTCTTCGACGAGAATTGCTCCTATCGCCTGCTGGAGCTGCTGCAAGTGGCCCGGCCGAGCCTGGACCTGACGTCTCAGTTCCCGCTGACCGCCATTCCCACCGACACGGTAAAAGCCGTGAAGCAGTCCGGCCTGGTCGCCAGCGAAACTTACCGCCCCTCTCGTGAGCGTGAATTGCTGGCCAGGGCCGAGCCACTCGACCACAACGAAAAGCGCCAGGTGCTGGCTGTAAGCGCCGACACTGCGCAATTGCAAAGCCCTGAATTCCAGGCCTTGCCTCGCGAACGCCAAGCGTTGGTGCAAGATGCCGCGTATCGTCTTGAGCGCTATCGGGCCAATGGCCAGGAACGCGACCCAGGGCAGGCCAAACGCAGCTTCGAGTTGCTGCGGGCGATCAACAGCAACCCGCCGCGCCCCCTGCAAATCGAACGCCCCGGCCTGCCCGAAGATGGCCATGACTCGCGCACCTGGCAGTTGGGCGTGGGTACCCGCGAAGACCGCGCCTACGCCGAATATGGCTTGCGCATGGCCTACCACGACCTGAATGACAACGCCTATGGCTTCCCGCTGGGCGCACAGATCGAAATCCTGCAATTGAAGCTGCGCCAGTATGAAGGCAACGATTGGCAGGTGCAGCGCCTGGACCTGGCCACCATCCGTTCATTGACACCCCGTAACGAGCTGCTCAAGCCTTGGTCATGGCAAGTGGCTGGCGGGCTGGAGCGGGTGCCGGGCAAGCATGATGACGAAGTGCTGGTGAGCCATGTGAATGGTGGCGCTGGCGGCACCTGGCAGCTGGCCGACGGTTTGCTGGGGTTTGCCTTGGGCACGGTGCGGGTCGAGCATCACAACGACTTCGCACAATTCATTGCCCCGGCGGCTGGCTTCAATGGCGGCCTGCTGTGGCGCAATGGGTTGGGCAACATGACGCTGGAGGCCAAGGGCGATTACTTCACCAACGGCGAGGTGCGGCGCAGTTTAAGCCTGAACCAGCAGTGGGAAATCAGCCAGAACCTTGGGCTTCGGTTGAGCGCTTCGCGTGAGTTCAGCCACCTGGCCACGGCACAGAACGAGGTGATGCTCGAGCTGAAGTGGTATCACTACTGA